In the genome of Sporocytophaga myxococcoides, the window CCGAAATTTTCACTCTGTACACTTAAGAATAGTGATATTTAATAATCATGTAAATGGAAGCAATAGAATATACAAAAGGTGACGCGACAAGACCTGTGGGGTCAGGAAACAAAATAATAGTTCATGTTTGCAATGGTGGATGGGGAAAAGGGTTTGTCATGTCAATTTCAAAAAGATGGAAATTACCAGAAACTGAATATAGAAAATGGTATCAATCTAAAAATAAATTTGACTTGGGGCGAGGTCCAATTTGTACAGGTAGAAAATGATATTTGGATTGGAAATATGCTTGGTCAGAGAAATATCAAAACAAATTCAAAAGGAATTCTCCGCATCAACATTTGTGGTGAAAATCGTCATCATCTCCAAGCCAGAAAACATTAGCGGTTATTGGAAATAAATTCCTGCTCAATATCACCCTTTTTCTTAAATTTCAGCCTAATCAACTATTTTGCATGATGAGCGGATTGATTAACAAACCATCAGATTTTTTTGAAAGAATAGCCAGTTTACTAAATCAGGCCAGAAACTCAGTAATTCGAAATATTAATCATACAATGGTTCGGACATATTTCGAGATTGGCAAACTCATTGTTGAAGAAGAGCAGAATGGTAAAGACAGGGCAGAATACGGTAAGCAGCTAATCGAAGAACTTTCAATAAGGCTCAATCAAGAGTTTGGCAAAGGTTTTTCTGCTACCAACCTTAAGCAAATGCGTTCATTTTATCAGATATATTCAAAAGGTCAGACACTGTCTGACGAATTCGCGCTGAGTTGGTCTCATTACTTAAAACTCATGAGGATTGATGATGATAAAGAACGTAGATTTTATGAGATTGAATCAGCTAAAAACAATTGGAGTCTAAGAGAGCTTCAACGTCAGTATGATAGTGCACTTTATACTCGTTTGGCTTTAAGCAGAGATAAAGATAAAGTTTTGGAACTATCGCAGAAGGGATTAGTTATCGAACATCCTAAAGATGCAGTTAAAGACCCTTATGTATTAGAATTTATTGGTTTACCGGAGCATTCTGTATATTCTGAAAATCAATTGGAACAAAAACTGATTGATAAATTAGAACATTTTTTACTTGAACTTGGAACAGGATTTACCTTTGTAGCAAGGCAGAAACGGATATCTTTTGATGACAAACATTTTAGAGTAGATTTGGTGTTTTATAACCGAATTCTTAAAAGCTTTGTATTAATAGATTTAAAAATAGGAGAAT includes:
- a CDS encoding PDDEXK nuclease domain-containing protein, which translates into the protein MMSGLINKPSDFFERIASLLNQARNSVIRNINHTMVRTYFEIGKLIVEEEQNGKDRAEYGKQLIEELSIRLNQEFGKGFSATNLKQMRSFYQIYSKGQTLSDEFALSWSHYLKLMRIDDDKERRFYEIESAKNNWSLRELQRQYDSALYTRLALSRDKDKVLELSQKGLVIEHPKDAVKDPYVLEFIGLPEHSVYSENQLEQKLIDKLEHFLLELGTGFTFVARQKRISFDDKHFRVDLVFYNRILKSFVLIDLKIGELTHQDLGQMQMYVNYYDREMRLPDENKTIGIVLCQNKSQAVVEYTLPENNDQIFASKYQTVLPSKEDLKHIIEDEE